The following coding sequences are from one Lycium ferocissimum isolate CSIRO_LF1 chromosome 3, AGI_CSIRO_Lferr_CH_V1, whole genome shotgun sequence window:
- the LOC132050924 gene encoding uncharacterized protein LOC132050924 yields the protein MAPPDIVKTIGRPKVKRIREKDAAIKRVGEWAHSRKGTRMTCSKCGSYSHNARKCKDAEEASTSRTRKRARYVEAQEVDVNSSAPQPSQEGDFHFKPIPRVPQKQKMKDLVPFQRMIVIQI from the exons ATGGCCCCACCTGACATTGTGAAGACTATTGGCAGACCTAAGGTGAAAAGAATAAGAGAAAAAGATGCAGCAATTAAAAGAGTTGGAGAGTGGGCACATTCTAGAAAAGGAACTAGAATGACATGTAGCAAGTGTGGTTCATATTCTCACAATGCAAGGAAATGCAAG GATGCTGAAGAAGCAAGTACTTCAAGAACTAGGAAAAGGGCCAGATATGTTGAAGCACAAGAGGTTGATGTCAATAGTTCAGCACCTCAACCATCACAAGAAGGTGACTTCCATTTCAAGCCCATACCTAGAGTTCCACAGAAGCAAAAGATGAAAGATTTGGTCCCTTTTCAGAGGATGATAGTGATCCAGATCTAA